A single region of the Enterobacter cloacae complex sp. R_G8 genome encodes:
- the dtd gene encoding D-aminoacyl-tRNA deacylase, producing MIALIQRVTRASVTVEGEVTGEIGPGLLVLLGVEKDDDEQKANRLCERVLGYRIFSDAEGKMNLNVQQSGGSVLVVSQFTLAADTERGMRPSFSKGAAPDRAEALYDYFVERCHQQEMNTQTGRFAADMQVSLVNDGPVTFWLQV from the coding sequence ATGATTGCATTGATACAGCGCGTAACCCGTGCCAGCGTCACCGTGGAGGGAGAGGTGACGGGTGAAATTGGCCCAGGACTTTTGGTGTTGTTAGGTGTCGAAAAGGATGACGACGAACAAAAAGCCAACCGCTTGTGTGAGCGCGTGCTGGGCTACCGTATCTTTAGCGATGCGGAAGGCAAGATGAACCTTAACGTCCAGCAATCGGGCGGAAGCGTGCTGGTGGTTTCTCAGTTCACGCTGGCCGCCGATACCGAACGCGGCATGCGCCCGAGTTTTTCAAAAGGTGCGGCCCCGGATCGGGCAGAAGCGCTTTACGACTACTTTGTTGAGCGTTGTCACCAACAGGAAATGAATACGCAAACCGGACGATTTGCTGCAGATATGCAGGTATCGCTGGTGAACGATGGCCCCGTCACATTCTGGCTCCAGGTATGA
- the yihX gene encoding glucose-1-phosphatase: MLYIFDLGNVIVDIDFNRVLGAWSDFSRVPLATLKQSFAMGETFHQHERGEISDEVFAERLCQEMDLPLSYEQFSHGWQAVFVAIRPEVIDIMHKLREQGHRVVVLSNTNRLHTTFWPEEYPEVKAAADKIYLSQEMGMRKPEARIYQAVLQAEGFSASDAVFFDDNADNIEGANQLGITSILVTGKETIPNYFAKQLC, encoded by the coding sequence ATGCTTTATATCTTTGACTTAGGAAATGTAATCGTCGATATCGATTTCAATCGGGTGCTGGGCGCATGGAGCGATTTTAGCCGTGTCCCGCTGGCGACGTTAAAACAGAGTTTCGCCATGGGCGAGACATTCCATCAGCATGAACGGGGTGAGATCAGCGATGAAGTGTTTGCTGAACGTCTGTGCCAGGAAATGGATCTGCCGTTAAGCTACGAACAGTTCTCCCACGGCTGGCAGGCTGTATTTGTCGCTATCCGCCCTGAGGTTATCGACATCATGCATAAACTTCGCGAGCAGGGTCACCGGGTCGTCGTGCTGTCGAATACCAACCGCCTGCACACCACGTTCTGGCCTGAAGAATACCCTGAAGTTAAGGCTGCGGCAGACAAAATCTATCTCTCTCAGGAGATGGGGATGCGTAAACCCGAAGCGCGAATTTATCAGGCTGTTCTGCAAGCAGAAGGATTCTCCGCGTCCGATGCGGTCTTTTTCGATGACAATGCCGATAATATAGAGGGAGCTAACCAGTTGGGTATTACGTCAATTCTGGTGACCGGAAAAGAGACGATACCGAACTACTTTGCGAAGCAGTTATGCTAA
- the typA gene encoding ribosome-dependent GTPase TypA, producing the protein MIENLRNIAIIAHVDHGKTTLVDKLLQQSGTFDARAETQERVMDSNDLEKERGITILAKNTAIKWNDYRINIVDTPGHADFGGEVERVMSMVDSVLLVVDAFDGPMPQTRFVTKKAFAHGLKPIVVINKVDRPGARPDWVVDQVFDLFVNLDATDEQLDFPIIYASALNGIAGLDHENMAEDMTPLYQAIVDHVPAPDVDLDGPLQMQISQLDYNNYVGVIGIGRIKRGKVKPNQQVTIIDSEGKTRNGKVGKVLTHLGLERIDSDLAEAGDIIAITGLGELNISDTICDPQNVEALPALSVDEPTVTMFFNVNTSPFCGKEGKFVTSRQILDRLNKELVHNVALRVEETEDADAFRVSGRGELHLSVLIENMRREGFEMAVSRPKVIFREIDGRKQEPFENVTLDVEEQHQGSVMQALGERKGDLKNMNPDGKGRVRLDYVIPSRGLIGFRSEFMTMTSGTGLLYSTFSHYDDVRPGEVGQRNNGVLISNGQGKAVAFALFGLQDRGKLFLGHGAEVYEGQIIGIHSRSNDLTVNCLTGKKLTNMRASGTDEATVLVPPIKMTLEQALEFIDDDELVEVTPLSIRIRKRHLTENDRKRAMRGAKEE; encoded by the coding sequence GTGATCGAAAATTTGCGTAACATCGCCATCATCGCGCACGTTGACCATGGTAAAACTACCCTGGTTGATAAGCTGCTGCAGCAATCCGGTACGTTTGATGCTCGTGCCGAAACTCAAGAGCGTGTGATGGACTCCAACGATTTGGAGAAAGAGCGTGGGATTACCATCCTCGCGAAAAACACCGCTATCAAATGGAATGACTACCGTATCAACATCGTTGATACCCCAGGGCACGCCGACTTCGGTGGTGAAGTTGAGCGCGTGATGTCCATGGTGGATTCCGTGCTGCTGGTGGTTGACGCCTTTGACGGCCCAATGCCGCAAACGCGTTTCGTGACCAAAAAAGCATTTGCCCATGGCCTGAAGCCTATTGTTGTTATCAACAAGGTTGACCGTCCTGGCGCACGCCCTGACTGGGTTGTTGATCAGGTATTCGACCTGTTCGTTAACCTTGATGCGACCGACGAGCAGCTGGACTTCCCTATCATCTACGCTTCGGCGCTGAATGGTATTGCGGGTCTGGATCACGAAAATATGGCGGAAGACATGACCCCGCTGTATCAGGCCATTGTCGATCACGTACCGGCTCCGGATGTTGATCTCGATGGTCCACTGCAGATGCAGATCTCCCAGCTGGACTACAACAACTACGTTGGCGTTATCGGTATCGGCCGCATCAAACGCGGTAAAGTGAAGCCGAACCAGCAGGTTACTATCATCGATAGCGAAGGCAAAACCCGTAACGGTAAAGTGGGCAAAGTGCTGACTCACCTGGGTCTGGAGCGTATCGACAGCGATCTGGCTGAAGCGGGCGATATCATCGCGATCACCGGTCTTGGCGAGCTGAACATCTCTGACACCATCTGCGACCCGCAGAACGTGGAAGCGCTGCCAGCCCTGTCTGTTGATGAACCGACGGTAACCATGTTCTTCAACGTCAACACCTCTCCGTTCTGTGGTAAAGAAGGTAAATTCGTTACCTCTCGTCAGATCCTTGACCGCCTGAACAAAGAGCTGGTGCATAACGTTGCGCTGCGCGTTGAAGAAACCGAAGACGCTGATGCATTCCGCGTTTCCGGTCGTGGTGAGCTGCACCTGTCTGTCCTGATCGAAAACATGCGTCGTGAAGGTTTCGAAATGGCGGTTTCCCGTCCGAAAGTTATCTTCCGCGAAATCGACGGCCGTAAACAAGAGCCGTTCGAAAACGTAACGCTGGACGTTGAAGAGCAGCACCAGGGTTCTGTGATGCAGGCTCTGGGTGAGCGTAAAGGCGACCTGAAAAACATGAATCCAGATGGCAAAGGCCGCGTACGTCTCGACTACGTGATCCCAAGCCGTGGCCTGATCGGCTTCCGTTCTGAGTTCATGACCATGACTTCCGGTACCGGTCTGCTGTACTCCACCTTCAGCCACTACGACGACGTACGTCCGGGCGAAGTGGGCCAGCGTAACAACGGCGTGCTGATCTCCAACGGTCAGGGTAAAGCGGTTGCGTTTGCGCTGTTCGGTCTGCAGGATCGCGGTAAGCTGTTCCTGGGTCACGGTGCTGAAGTGTATGAAGGCCAGATCATCGGTATTCACAGTCGTTCTAACGACCTGACTGTAAACTGCCTGACCGGTAAGAAACTGACCAACATGCGTGCGTCCGGTACTGACGAAGCAACGGTTCTGGTTCCACCGATCAAGATGACGCTGGAGCAGGCTCTGGAATTCATCGATGACGACGAACTGGTAGAAGTGACTCCACTGTCTATCCGTATCCGTAAACGTCACCTGACCGAGAACGATCGTAAACGTGCAATGCGCGGTGCGAAAGAAGAGTAA
- a CDS encoding virulence factor BrkB family protein produces the protein MLKTVHQKATHHTRPLRAWLKLLWHRIDEDNMTTLAGNLAYVSLLSLVPLVAVIFALFSAFPMFADVSLQLRHFVFANFIPATGDVIQNYIEQFVANSSKMTAVGACGLIVTALLLMYSIDSALNTIWRSKKIRPKVYSFAVYWMILTLGPLLAGASLAISSYLLSLRWASDLNGAIDNVLRIFPLILSWLSFWLLYSVVPTTRVPNRDAVVGALVAAVLFELGKKGFALYITMFPSYQLIYGVLAVIPILFVWVYWTWCIVLLGAEITVTLGVYRELKKAAEAEKQQEADQP, from the coding sequence ATGCTAAAAACCGTTCATCAAAAAGCCACGCACCATACTCGCCCGCTCAGGGCATGGCTAAAACTCCTCTGGCACCGTATTGATGAGGACAACATGACCACGCTGGCGGGTAACCTCGCCTACGTGTCGTTGCTCTCCCTGGTACCGCTGGTGGCGGTTATTTTTGCGCTTTTTTCCGCCTTTCCGATGTTTGCGGACGTCAGCCTGCAACTGCGTCATTTTGTCTTTGCGAATTTTATCCCTGCAACCGGGGATGTTATCCAGAACTACATTGAGCAGTTCGTTGCCAACTCCAGCAAGATGACGGCTGTGGGGGCGTGCGGCCTTATCGTCACCGCGCTGCTGCTGATGTACTCCATCGACAGTGCGCTTAATACTATCTGGCGGAGCAAAAAAATCCGCCCGAAGGTCTACTCCTTTGCTGTTTACTGGATGATTTTAACCCTCGGCCCGTTGCTGGCGGGGGCGAGCCTCGCGATCAGCTCCTATCTGCTTTCGCTGCGTTGGGCCAGCGATCTCAATGGTGCCATTGATAACGTGTTGCGTATTTTCCCGCTGATTTTATCGTGGCTCTCTTTCTGGCTGCTCTACAGTGTGGTGCCGACCACGCGCGTGCCGAACCGTGATGCGGTTGTCGGGGCGCTGGTGGCTGCAGTGCTCTTCGAACTGGGTAAGAAGGGGTTTGCCCTTTACATCACCATGTTCCCCTCCTATCAGCTGATTTATGGCGTGCTGGCGGTGATCCCCATTTTGTTTGTCTGGGTTTACTGGACCTGGTGTATCGTCTTGCTTGGTGCGGAAATAACTGTCACTCTCGGCGTATACCGCGAACTTAAAAAAGCAGCAGAAGCTGAAAAACAACAAGAAGCAGACCAACCATGA